From Streptomyces sp. NBC_01460, a single genomic window includes:
- a CDS encoding DUF952 domain-containing protein codes for MTEELLHLTEEPLWEAARRAGTYEMSTRGRTLREEGFIHCSLPHQLPAVARALYGSDDEGLVVLVIDAARLGSPVRYEAMEPGGEEFPHLYGPLPADAVVEMRTWAARSARTVRGEGGAR; via the coding sequence ATGACCGAAGAGCTGCTGCACCTCACCGAAGAGCCCCTGTGGGAGGCCGCCCGCAGAGCGGGGACGTACGAGATGTCCACACGGGGCCGCACCCTCCGGGAGGAGGGGTTCATCCACTGCTCGCTGCCCCATCAGCTCCCGGCCGTCGCACGGGCGTTGTACGGGTCCGACGACGAGGGCCTGGTGGTGCTCGTCATCGATGCCGCACGGCTCGGGTCGCCCGTGAGGTACGAGGCCATGGAGCCCGGCGGTGAGGAGTTCCCGCACCTCTACGGACCGCTGCCGGCGGACGCGGTCGTGGAGATGCGCACCTGGGCCGCCCGATCCGCACGCACCGTGCGCGGGGAGGGCGGGGCCCGGTGA
- a CDS encoding DUF5677 domain-containing protein: protein MLGKFKRSRHVDGDFLTCAIEDAVLDQIQKGLDPERVSDLISTAVPDVINELAPQLAAAMMKDKRTLRANKRIDRRFDRRLQKKWGKALDLYWVLHSVCAELGEKEARKKRESLAPAQEYTLESLTGLHVTACRVAGEVFTLLSHGHPRGAMARCRMLHETAVIACVIADAAADPDHHDLAERFLDHEIVGLRRDALQFQRDHATLGEEPLEQAYVDELEKRYAEVLLKYGQGFKRDYGWAKRFSPDDNLRKLEEKTSLSHVRPYYQWASSEVHCGARGLGQNFIEYRGLVLRDVGKVNVGLIDPAIMALNSLIQVTFSLAVSGAPEGPDVEVLLCMRAIEEMRSACSRAFADAQVEIDRTEERIVKRMQRKNPSR from the coding sequence ATGCTCGGAAAGTTCAAACGTTCGCGTCACGTCGACGGCGATTTTCTCACGTGCGCAATCGAAGATGCTGTGCTGGACCAGATCCAAAAAGGTTTGGATCCTGAGCGCGTCAGCGACCTTATCTCCACCGCGGTCCCCGATGTGATCAACGAATTGGCGCCTCAGTTGGCTGCCGCGATGATGAAAGACAAGCGAACGCTCCGAGCGAATAAGCGTATAGATCGTAGGTTCGATCGGAGGCTCCAGAAGAAGTGGGGTAAAGCCCTCGATCTTTACTGGGTCCTTCATTCAGTGTGTGCCGAATTGGGTGAGAAGGAAGCGCGTAAGAAGAGGGAGAGCCTGGCGCCCGCTCAGGAGTACACGCTGGAATCCCTTACGGGTCTTCATGTCACCGCCTGCCGCGTAGCAGGCGAGGTTTTTACCCTTCTCTCGCATGGGCATCCAAGGGGTGCCATGGCGCGATGCCGCATGCTTCACGAGACGGCTGTCATCGCTTGCGTGATTGCAGACGCAGCCGCCGACCCTGACCACCATGACCTGGCCGAACGATTTCTTGATCACGAGATCGTCGGCTTGAGGCGTGACGCTCTCCAGTTCCAAAGGGATCACGCGACTCTTGGCGAGGAACCGCTTGAGCAGGCGTACGTTGACGAACTTGAAAAGCGATACGCTGAAGTGCTCTTGAAATATGGACAGGGCTTCAAGCGTGATTACGGATGGGCTAAGAGGTTTTCACCCGACGATAATCTTCGCAAGCTGGAGGAGAAAACCTCCCTGAGTCATGTGCGCCCCTATTATCAATGGGCAAGCAGTGAGGTGCATTGTGGTGCGAGGGGGCTCGGTCAGAACTTCATAGAATACCGAGGGCTTGTCCTGCGGGATGTCGGAAAGGTCAATGTAGGGCTTATCGATCCGGCGATCATGGCGCTCAACTCGTTGATTCAAGTTACGTTCTCTCTTGCGGTTAGCGGAGCTCCGGAAGGTCCAGATGTTGAGGTGCTTCTTTGCATGCGGGCGATTGAGGAAATGAGGTCGGCTTGTTCGCGGGCCTTCGCGGATGCGCAAGTCGAAATTGATCGCACTGAGGAGCGAATTGTGAAGCGCATGCAGAGGAAGAATCCCAGCCGTTGA
- a CDS encoding HAD domain-containing protein, which translates to MRSSYLLLDVDGVLIPFPAADGSTPATHTRHDVVPEGRSADNPVTVWLNPEHGRLLLDVIRTGLFTPVWCTSWRQDAATLIGPLLGLPDLPYVDLPRLPITTSHPNGYLWKRDHVDAWLGQALTVWIDDDFSSLDYDWAAERTARGVATLLIEPDPYVGLQPGHLKEAASWVSRVSAGDAA; encoded by the coding sequence ATGCGCTCGTCCTACCTGCTCCTCGATGTCGACGGCGTCCTCATACCCTTCCCCGCCGCAGACGGTTCGACCCCGGCCACCCACACTCGCCACGACGTAGTCCCCGAAGGCCGGAGCGCCGACAACCCGGTCACCGTCTGGCTCAACCCCGAGCACGGCCGCCTGCTCCTGGACGTCATCCGCACCGGCCTGTTCACCCCGGTCTGGTGCACCAGCTGGCGGCAGGATGCCGCCACCCTCATCGGACCCCTCCTGGGCCTGCCAGACCTGCCGTACGTCGACCTCCCGCGCCTGCCGATCACCACCAGCCATCCCAACGGCTACCTGTGGAAGCGCGATCACGTCGACGCGTGGCTGGGCCAAGCTCTGACCGTATGGATCGATGACGACTTCAGCAGCCTTGACTACGACTGGGCTGCGGAGCGCACCGCCCGGGGAGTGGCGACTCTCCTCATCGAGCCTGATCCGTACGTGGGACTGCAGCCGGGACATCTGAAAGAGGCTGCGTCGTGGGTGTCTCGGGTGTCGGCGGGCGACGCCGCCTGA
- a CDS encoding LysR family transcriptional regulator, protein MELEVRHLRALCAIADTGSLHRAARMLGVSQPSLTTQLQRIERTMGAELFRRERTGCRPTLLGRAVLSRARPLVDGMSALVGAALAEAEAARAGGPRLRIGSTASRVIGGWLRGLRVRLPGTDISLRVDVSARSLLGAVAAGRLDVAFVHEVEGCPLAVPDGLIQRVLVEREPQFISLARDHPAAGRAVVDLDDLAGDRWMVDPSVDGEWDGVRRVLGAAGLDPPVLHGDYLTAASLVVLGEAVAPCQPTSGPRDDMAIRPLRGDPLAVRLLLVSRPGADMDAVYEELEAAYRDAARRAEEYHRWLLRHSSPLAHTS, encoded by the coding sequence ATGGAGCTCGAGGTGAGACACCTCAGGGCGCTCTGCGCCATCGCGGACACGGGCAGCCTGCACCGGGCGGCGCGGATGCTGGGCGTCAGCCAGCCCTCCCTGACCACCCAGCTCCAGCGGATCGAGAGGACGATGGGGGCGGAACTGTTCCGCCGGGAGAGGACGGGCTGCCGGCCCACCCTCCTGGGCCGTGCCGTCCTCAGCCGGGCACGCCCGCTGGTGGACGGCATGTCGGCCCTGGTGGGTGCCGCGCTGGCGGAGGCCGAGGCCGCCCGGGCGGGCGGCCCCCGCCTCCGGATCGGGTCGACCGCGAGCCGGGTCATCGGCGGCTGGCTGCGCGGACTTCGGGTGAGGCTGCCCGGTACCGACATCTCGCTCCGGGTGGACGTCTCGGCCCGGTCGCTCCTCGGGGCGGTGGCGGCCGGCCGGCTCGACGTGGCCTTCGTGCACGAGGTGGAGGGCTGTCCGCTCGCCGTCCCGGACGGGCTGATCCAGCGCGTACTCGTGGAGCGCGAACCGCAGTTCATCTCCCTGGCCCGGGACCACCCGGCGGCCGGACGTGCCGTGGTGGACCTCGACGACCTGGCGGGCGACCGGTGGATGGTCGACCCCTCGGTGGACGGTGAATGGGACGGGGTCCGCCGCGTCCTCGGTGCCGCCGGTCTCGATCCGCCCGTCCTGCACGGCGACTACCTCACGGCCGCCTCCCTCGTCGTCCTCGGGGAGGCGGTCGCCCCCTGCCAGCCGACCTCGGGCCCGCGCGACGACATGGCGATCCGCCCGCTGCGCGGGGACCCGCTGGCGGTGCGGCTGCTCCTGGTCTCGAGGCCGGGAGCGGACATGGATGCCGTGTACGAGGAACTGGAGGCGGCCTACCGCGACGCGGCGCGGCGGGCGGAGGAGTACCACCGGTGGCTGCTGCGCCACAGCAGCCCTCTCGCGCACACGTCCTGA
- a CDS encoding SDR family oxidoreductase: MISPLVAVTGASGAVGGRVAERLARTGVPVRLLGRDPSRLPRLPGTDTAPPAPYGDGEAMRRALDGAHTLFLVSAHESPGRVLEHTTAVDAALAAGVERIVYVSFLGAAPDATFTFARDHWHTEAHIRMTGVRHTFLRDSWYLAAFPAMTDADGILRGPGGEGRVSAVSHEDIADSASAVLLDEGTAHDGRTYDLTGPEAITLAEAAAELSRRTGRVIRYVPETREEAYASRAHHGAEDWEVAGWVTSYEAIAAGELERVSDAVPTLTGRPAQSLSAYLRENPASWRHLLAGSDS, translated from the coding sequence GTGATCAGTCCCCTCGTCGCGGTCACCGGTGCGAGCGGGGCGGTCGGCGGCCGGGTGGCCGAGCGGCTGGCCCGGACCGGCGTCCCCGTGCGCCTCCTCGGCCGGGACCCCTCCCGGCTCCCCAGGCTCCCCGGCACGGACACCGCGCCCCCGGCGCCGTACGGGGACGGGGAGGCGATGCGGCGCGCGCTCGACGGCGCGCACACCCTGTTCCTCGTCTCGGCGCACGAGAGCCCGGGCCGGGTGCTGGAGCACACCACGGCGGTGGACGCCGCTCTCGCCGCGGGCGTCGAGCGCATCGTCTACGTGTCGTTCCTCGGTGCGGCACCGGACGCGACGTTCACGTTCGCCCGTGACCACTGGCACACCGAGGCACACATCCGGATGACCGGAGTGCGCCACACCTTCCTCCGCGACAGCTGGTACCTGGCGGCGTTCCCCGCGATGACGGACGCCGACGGCATCCTGCGCGGGCCGGGCGGCGAAGGGCGGGTGTCGGCCGTCTCCCACGAGGACATCGCGGACTCGGCGTCAGCAGTCCTGCTGGACGAGGGAACCGCCCACGACGGCAGGACGTACGACCTGACGGGCCCCGAGGCGATCACCCTGGCGGAGGCGGCCGCCGAGCTGAGCCGCCGTACGGGACGAGTGATCCGGTACGTCCCCGAGACAAGGGAGGAGGCGTACGCCTCACGCGCCCACCACGGCGCCGAGGACTGGGAAGTGGCCGGCTGGGTGACGTCGTACGAGGCGATCGCCGCGGGTGAACTGGAGAGGGTCTCGGACGCCGTACCCACACTCACGGGCCGCCCGGCGCAGAGCCTGTCCGCCTACCTCCGAGAGAACCCGGCGAGCTGGCGCCACCTGCTGGCGGGCTCGGACTCCTGA
- a CDS encoding NUDIX domain-containing protein produces MPNNPPDEGNPVAQQTDNRPPALKPALDSMTLLVAAVIVHDTATNRVVLLQRSENAKFAQGMWDLPVGKSEPGEPITETAVRELYEETGLTVKPESLKVAHIIHGAWGVEAPNGFLTVVFAVHEWAGEPENREPRKHSQVQWVDADAVPENFVDTTSSALHRYLTGGPEVSLDGWH; encoded by the coding sequence ATGCCCAACAACCCGCCCGACGAAGGGAACCCCGTGGCCCAGCAGACCGACAACCGCCCCCCGGCCCTCAAGCCGGCACTCGACTCGATGACCCTGCTGGTCGCGGCCGTCATCGTCCACGACACGGCCACCAACCGCGTCGTGCTCCTCCAGCGCAGCGAGAACGCGAAGTTCGCCCAGGGGATGTGGGACCTGCCCGTCGGCAAGAGCGAACCGGGCGAGCCCATCACCGAGACGGCAGTCCGCGAGCTCTACGAGGAGACCGGCCTCACGGTGAAGCCGGAGTCCCTCAAGGTCGCCCACATCATTCACGGCGCCTGGGGCGTCGAAGCCCCCAACGGCTTCCTCACCGTCGTCTTCGCTGTCCACGAATGGGCTGGCGAACCCGAGAACCGCGAACCCCGCAAGCACTCTCAGGTCCAGTGGGTCGACGCCGACGCAGTACCCGAGAATTTCGTCGACACCACTTCAAGTGCCCTTCACCGATACCTCACGGGAGGCCCTGAGGTCTCCCTCGACGGCTGGCATTAG
- a CDS encoding tetratricopeptide repeat protein, translated as MPAPTSANSRLRDTINAVGCTYEALARDVRRIAAENGELLQTNKSAISHWVGGARTPSGRAGQYLAEALSRRLGRVVTRTELGLHSPDTESPPDTDPVTAVTDLGRADVERRRFLAIAAFTTAGVAMPLLHDHEATSRMLRARTARSLVGSDDIDVVRQITAAFSAADERLGGGHGLTTVTAYLADTAAPMLRGRFPTEALRQAAFGAVAELAYLAGWKHHDLGQEGAAQRYYQVGYQLACEADPHGHAAWMMRALAHQSLSLKQPHHCVDLVKGALARGLGHVDGQTEALLHITHARAYAAVGENPLAARALLAAEDALLREDGPQPSFSRVSGPAAGTVASHTARTLTDLADHIGTEQQHRDALTRWDPEKYKRVHALTHADLGDSLAAQARADEAVAAWTQALVLMEGMTSNRTRKAITSLRSTLAIYQRRRVPGAADLARRAREALA; from the coding sequence GTGCCGGCACCGACCAGCGCCAACTCCCGCCTGCGCGACACGATCAACGCCGTCGGGTGCACGTACGAGGCACTCGCCAGGGACGTACGCCGGATCGCTGCCGAGAACGGCGAACTGCTCCAGACCAACAAGTCGGCCATCTCCCACTGGGTGGGCGGTGCCCGCACGCCGTCCGGCAGGGCCGGCCAGTACCTTGCCGAAGCCCTCTCCCGGCGGCTGGGCCGGGTCGTCACTCGAACCGAGCTCGGCCTCCACTCACCCGATACGGAGTCGCCACCGGACACCGACCCCGTCACCGCGGTCACCGACCTCGGCCGCGCGGATGTCGAGCGCCGCCGCTTCCTCGCCATCGCCGCTTTCACCACGGCCGGCGTGGCCATGCCGCTCCTGCACGACCACGAGGCCACCTCGCGGATGCTCCGCGCCCGCACCGCCCGTTCCCTCGTCGGCAGCGACGACATCGACGTCGTACGGCAGATCACGGCGGCCTTCAGCGCCGCCGACGAACGCCTCGGCGGCGGCCACGGCCTCACCACAGTCACCGCCTACCTCGCCGACACGGCAGCCCCCATGCTGCGCGGCCGCTTCCCCACAGAAGCCTTACGCCAGGCAGCCTTCGGCGCCGTCGCCGAACTCGCCTACCTCGCAGGCTGGAAGCACCACGACCTTGGACAAGAAGGCGCTGCCCAGCGCTACTACCAGGTCGGCTACCAGCTCGCCTGCGAAGCCGACCCCCACGGCCACGCCGCATGGATGATGCGCGCCCTCGCCCACCAGTCCCTCAGCCTCAAGCAACCCCACCACTGCGTGGACCTCGTCAAAGGCGCGCTCGCCCGCGGCCTCGGCCACGTCGACGGCCAGACGGAAGCGCTCCTCCACATCACGCACGCCCGCGCCTACGCAGCCGTCGGCGAGAACCCATTGGCCGCTCGTGCTCTGCTCGCCGCCGAAGACGCCCTCCTCCGCGAGGACGGTCCCCAGCCCAGCTTCTCCCGCGTCAGCGGCCCCGCCGCCGGCACCGTGGCCAGCCACACCGCCCGCACGCTGACCGACCTCGCCGACCACATCGGCACGGAACAACAGCACCGCGACGCGCTCACCCGCTGGGACCCGGAGAAGTACAAGCGCGTCCACGCACTCACCCACGCCGACCTCGGCGACAGCCTCGCAGCCCAAGCCCGAGCCGATGAAGCCGTCGCCGCCTGGACACAGGCCCTGGTCCTCATGGAAGGCATGACCTCAAACCGCACCCGCAAGGCGATCACCTCGCTCCGCTCCACGCTCGCGATCTACCAGCGCCGCCGCGTCCCCGGGGCCGCAGATCTCGCCCGCCGCGCCCGCGAGGCCCTCGCCTAA
- a CDS encoding ASCH domain-containing protein: MTDRTARVRELNLYRQYFELVAAGAKTIEVRVKYPHLADLTAGDTIRFRIKGTDETCDVKVLRVTEYPDFEALLDGEGPTNVNPTATSDQQLANIRTIYGPEKEALGALAIKISRSEQPWA, translated from the coding sequence ATGACCGACCGCACCGCCCGCGTCCGAGAGCTCAACCTCTACCGCCAGTACTTCGAGCTCGTCGCTGCGGGCGCCAAGACCATCGAGGTGCGGGTCAAGTACCCGCACCTCGCCGACCTCACCGCCGGTGACACCATCCGCTTCCGCATCAAGGGCACCGACGAGACCTGCGACGTAAAGGTCCTCCGCGTCACCGAGTACCCCGACTTCGAAGCCCTCCTCGACGGCGAGGGCCCGACAAACGTCAACCCGACCGCCACCAGCGACCAGCAGCTGGCCAACATCCGCACCATCTACGGGCCCGAGAAGGAAGCCCTTGGTGCCCTCGCCATCAAGATCTCCCGATCGGAACAGCCATGGGCATAA
- a CDS encoding aminoglycoside phosphotransferase family protein, which translates to MPTNPSAELLDNLLTATGQPTVRREEVRVWSMSGVERVTFPEGSTAIFKYAKKPFDSEDQALRLARTLGVPVPQLHTSAVLDGWLGMLMEDLGPSARDADDLDGVAAAVVLHSTRTASALPVLDQERLRMLPVRALEHLERLRKADRWQDADDVEKALDRIAQAAEARSAGATLAPFGWVHSEFHPTSLHVGERGWWLLDFARAFTGPGLLDLASWHGTIEPPHPLRLRVFLEQYVVAGGTPDALVSRGGLTAENWALGWHRMWAVEWFMEQSVRWINDPATDPGYIKVVRRHLTDVLHLLEI; encoded by the coding sequence ATGCCCACGAACCCCAGCGCCGAACTCCTCGACAACCTGCTCACCGCGACCGGCCAGCCCACTGTCCGACGGGAGGAGGTGCGGGTGTGGTCTATGTCCGGCGTCGAGCGCGTCACCTTCCCCGAAGGCTCCACGGCCATCTTCAAGTACGCCAAGAAGCCCTTCGACAGCGAGGACCAAGCCCTTCGCCTGGCCCGCACGCTTGGCGTCCCCGTGCCCCAGCTCCACACCTCCGCCGTTCTCGACGGCTGGCTCGGGATGCTCATGGAAGATCTCGGGCCGTCCGCCCGCGATGCCGATGACCTCGACGGCGTCGCCGCGGCTGTGGTCCTGCACAGCACCCGTACGGCTTCCGCCCTGCCGGTCCTCGACCAGGAGCGGCTACGTATGCTGCCTGTCCGAGCGCTGGAGCATCTCGAACGGCTACGCAAGGCCGACCGGTGGCAGGACGCCGACGATGTCGAGAAGGCGCTCGACCGAATCGCTCAGGCCGCGGAAGCTCGCTCGGCCGGAGCGACGCTGGCGCCCTTCGGATGGGTGCATTCGGAGTTCCACCCCACCAGCCTGCATGTCGGCGAGCGCGGGTGGTGGCTGCTCGACTTCGCCCGCGCCTTCACCGGTCCCGGCCTGCTCGACCTCGCCAGCTGGCACGGGACCATCGAGCCTCCGCATCCCCTGCGGCTGCGCGTCTTTCTGGAGCAGTACGTCGTTGCCGGCGGCACTCCGGACGCTCTCGTCTCGCGGGGCGGGCTGACCGCCGAGAACTGGGCGCTGGGCTGGCACCGCATGTGGGCCGTCGAGTGGTTCATGGAGCAGTCGGTTCGCTGGATCAACGACCCTGCCACCGACCCCGGCTACATCAAGGTCGTCCGCCGCCACCTCACCGACGTGCTCCACCTCCTGGAGATCTGA
- the snpA gene encoding snapalysin, with protein sequence MRHLRTAVMSAVAGLGLAAALGTAPAVAADAGPASSAGTARAGSTAQAGFAAYAGSSENAAANKAFFDAVMKSVAEKRAAKPGAQAVTVVYSTTNAPSFRSQIASSTSIWNSSVSNVKLQEGSNADFSYYEGNDSRGSYASTDGHGSGYIFLDYAQNRQYNSTRVTAHETGHVLGLPDHYTGPCSELMSGGGPGTSCTNAYPNATERSRVNSLWQNGLAAALARATS encoded by the coding sequence ATGAGACACCTCAGGACAGCTGTCATGTCGGCCGTGGCCGGTCTCGGACTCGCCGCCGCACTGGGCACCGCACCCGCGGTCGCCGCCGACGCGGGTCCCGCGTCCTCCGCCGGCACCGCGCGGGCCGGCTCCACCGCACAGGCCGGCTTCGCCGCGTACGCCGGTTCGAGCGAGAACGCCGCCGCCAACAAGGCCTTCTTCGACGCCGTCATGAAGTCCGTGGCCGAGAAGCGGGCCGCCAAGCCGGGCGCGCAGGCGGTCACCGTGGTCTACAGCACCACCAACGCCCCCAGCTTCCGCAGCCAGATAGCGAGCAGCACCAGCATCTGGAACAGCTCGGTCTCCAACGTCAAGCTGCAGGAGGGCTCCAACGCGGACTTCTCCTACTACGAGGGCAACGACTCCCGGGGCTCGTACGCCAGCACCGACGGCCACGGCAGCGGCTACATCTTCCTCGACTACGCGCAGAACCGGCAGTACAACTCGACCCGCGTCACCGCCCACGAGACGGGGCACGTGCTCGGACTGCCCGACCACTACACGGGACCGTGCAGCGAGCTCATGTCGGGCGGCGGCCCCGGCACCTCCTGCACGAACGCCTATCCGAACGCCACCGAGCGCTCACGGGTGAACTCCCTGTGGCAGAACGGCCTCGCGGCCGCCCTCGCCCGCGCCACCTCCTGA
- a CDS encoding AlbA family DNA-binding domain-containing protein, with product MNIDDVRQALSTGDLEALIGLEESDWMDVKSMPYAVDQDAHHKEELVKDVASFANALTGGLLIIGFKTSTANAVETVSEVNPVPRERVNVDTYSKLIDERVFPQIQGLRLEWIDRGDNKGVLSIDIPAQPHAARPFVIPAPTGKNGGSVGVAIPVRRGDRTVFWSPPEAHRHLSAGWMVIGAPPEDEAGAPEAVKEPPAALDRTKAQRILTAVPFEAQWLRFVQSQPPMRRVKYEYTQAVGKALDELRYDDVAFIDSELAHMHDAFLSSLERLHAELEGMFPPEDGPSLPLYVEVPPEWKRSDRQRYEQALADLSEARDDFLKARAELMNALNLKGLLS from the coding sequence GTGAACATTGATGACGTGCGCCAGGCGCTCAGCACCGGTGACCTTGAAGCGCTGATAGGGCTCGAAGAGTCCGACTGGATGGACGTCAAGTCCATGCCGTACGCGGTCGACCAGGACGCCCATCACAAGGAGGAACTCGTCAAGGACGTGGCAAGTTTCGCCAACGCCCTCACCGGCGGGCTACTCATCATTGGCTTCAAGACAAGCACAGCCAACGCAGTCGAGACCGTGTCTGAGGTCAATCCCGTGCCGCGGGAGCGAGTGAACGTCGACACGTACAGCAAGCTGATCGACGAACGGGTCTTCCCGCAGATTCAAGGGTTGAGGCTGGAATGGATCGACCGAGGCGACAACAAGGGGGTGCTGAGCATTGATATCCCGGCCCAGCCACACGCTGCGCGCCCCTTCGTCATCCCCGCCCCCACCGGGAAGAATGGCGGCTCGGTCGGCGTCGCCATCCCTGTGCGGCGTGGAGACCGAACGGTCTTCTGGAGTCCTCCGGAAGCCCACCGACACCTCTCGGCAGGGTGGATGGTCATTGGCGCTCCGCCCGAAGACGAGGCAGGCGCACCAGAGGCTGTCAAGGAACCGCCGGCGGCCTTGGACCGCACCAAGGCCCAGCGGATCCTCACTGCCGTGCCCTTCGAAGCTCAGTGGTTGCGGTTCGTGCAGAGCCAGCCCCCAATGCGACGGGTGAAGTACGAGTACACGCAGGCCGTCGGGAAGGCGCTTGACGAGCTTCGTTACGACGACGTTGCGTTCATCGACTCCGAACTGGCACACATGCACGACGCGTTCCTGAGCAGCCTCGAGCGCCTGCACGCCGAGCTAGAGGGCATGTTTCCCCCCGAAGATGGGCCGAGCCTGCCGTTGTACGTCGAAGTGCCTCCCGAGTGGAAGCGATCCGACCGTCAGCGATACGAGCAGGCTCTGGCTGACCTGTCTGAAGCACGTGACGACTTCTTGAAGGCACGTGCCGAACTCATGAACGCGCTCAACCTCAAGGGGCTGCTGAGCTGA
- a CDS encoding NAD-dependent epimerase/dehydratase family protein — MRLLMLGGTEFVGRAVTEAALGRGWEVTVFHRGRHAAPPGVRTLTGDRTAGEAGLAELSDGTWDLVVDTWSGAPSAVRDAARLLSGRAGHFSYVSSRSVYEYPAPAGLDEDGPLVAGASPDAGSDVSYALAKRGGELAAQDAFGDRALLARAGLILGPGENIGRLPWWLGRTARGGDVIAPGPPDAGLQYIDARDLADWLLDASADGLSGAYNTVSRPGHTTMGEFLDTCVRVTGSRARLRWTDPEVLLAAGVEPWTDLPVWLPAGELHDTLHRGDGTKAHAAGLRCRPVGETVADTWAWLRGLGGTAPQRPDRPVLGLDARTEAKLLASPDSA, encoded by the coding sequence ATGAGGCTCTTGATGCTGGGCGGTACGGAATTCGTGGGACGCGCGGTCACCGAAGCGGCTCTCGGGCGCGGATGGGAGGTGACGGTCTTCCACCGAGGCCGCCACGCGGCACCACCCGGGGTGCGGACGCTGACCGGTGACCGCACGGCTGGTGAGGCGGGCCTCGCGGAGCTGTCCGACGGCACCTGGGACCTGGTGGTCGACACCTGGAGCGGCGCGCCCTCGGCCGTGCGGGACGCCGCCCGGCTGCTGTCGGGCCGTGCCGGGCACTTCAGCTATGTCTCCAGCCGTTCCGTGTACGAGTACCCCGCCCCGGCGGGGCTGGACGAGGACGGTCCGCTCGTGGCCGGAGCCTCTCCCGACGCCGGCTCCGACGTCTCGTACGCCCTGGCCAAACGAGGCGGGGAGCTGGCGGCGCAGGACGCGTTCGGTGACCGGGCGCTGCTGGCCCGTGCCGGCCTCATCCTCGGCCCCGGGGAGAACATCGGCCGTCTGCCGTGGTGGCTGGGCCGGACGGCCCGGGGCGGGGACGTGATCGCGCCGGGGCCGCCGGACGCCGGGCTCCAGTACATCGACGCCCGCGATCTGGCGGACTGGCTGCTGGACGCCTCGGCGGACGGCCTGTCAGGGGCGTACAACACGGTGAGCCGTCCGGGGCACACCACCATGGGGGAGTTCCTGGACACCTGCGTCCGTGTCACCGGATCGCGGGCCCGGCTGCGCTGGACCGACCCCGAAGTGCTTCTCGCGGCGGGTGTCGAACCATGGACGGACCTGCCGGTCTGGCTGCCCGCCGGGGAGCTCCACGACACCCTGCACAGGGGCGATGGCACCAAGGCGCACGCCGCCGGGCTGCGGTGCAGACCCGTCGGGGAGACCGTCGCCGACACCTGGGCCTGGCTGCGCGGTCTGGGAGGCACCGCCCCGCAGCGGCCCGACCGGCCGGTCCTCGGTCTCGACGCGCGGACGGAGGCGAAGCTCCTCGCCTCACCCGACAGCGCTTAG
- a CDS encoding class I SAM-dependent methyltransferase — translation MLAQTSPWHAHAIQRTAAGLAEPLAVPARMEWTTRPGQGPAAEILGPAPRGKRLLELGCGPGHNAAHLATRHGAHVTGVDFVGLQVRRARSHYGRLNNLGFVAGHALHYLHASDEQFDAIYSVFGAVGLVAPELLLAAIAQRLKPGRVLAFSVPHPQRRGRGASGDDRPRRDFVTLPDRTRLPIARWEFDAERWERHLSRSGFRLSSAEEFHDLRMGRSPATLLIRAHKL, via the coding sequence GTGCTCGCCCAGACCTCGCCGTGGCACGCCCACGCCATCCAGCGCACCGCCGCCGGGCTCGCCGAACCCTTGGCCGTGCCCGCCCGGATGGAATGGACCACGAGACCCGGCCAAGGCCCCGCCGCCGAGATCCTCGGCCCGGCCCCACGCGGCAAGCGCCTACTGGAACTCGGCTGCGGCCCCGGCCACAACGCCGCCCACCTCGCCACCCGCCACGGTGCTCACGTCACCGGCGTCGACTTCGTCGGACTTCAGGTTCGCCGCGCCCGCTCCCATTACGGCCGACTGAACAACCTCGGTTTCGTTGCCGGGCACGCTCTGCACTATCTGCACGCCTCCGACGAGCAGTTCGACGCGATCTACTCCGTCTTCGGCGCGGTGGGGCTCGTCGCTCCCGAGCTCCTGCTGGCAGCCATCGCTCAACGCCTCAAGCCCGGTCGGGTGCTCGCCTTCTCCGTCCCGCACCCGCAGCGCCGTGGGCGCGGCGCTTCCGGCGACGACCGGCCTCGCCGAGACTTCGTCACTCTGCCCGACCGCACCCGTCTCCCCATCGCCCGCTGGGAGTTCGACGCCGAACGCTGGGAGCGGCACCTCAGCCGGAGCGGCTTCCGCCTCAGCTCCGCAGAGGAGTTCCACGACCTCCGTATGGGCCGCTCGCCCGCCACTCTGCTGATCCGCGCCCACAAGCTCTGA